Part of the Halobaculum halobium genome, CCTGACGTACGTGTTCGTCACCGGCGCGGGCGTGCTCGCGCTCGTCCAGGGGCTCCGGTACGCGAACGACGCGCGGACCGCCGAGCACCGCGCGGTCGAGACGGGCGACCCGGAGGACCGCTACGAGGTGCCCGCCCCCGGCGACGACGACGACGAGCTGATCACCCGTCGGGGCTACTCCCGCGCCAGCATCAAGCGCCGCCGGGAGTTCCACCGTCACCTCCGCCAGGTCGCCGAGGAGACGCTGCGGGCCCGCGGTGACTTCGCCGACAGCGAGGTGGCGACCGCCATCGACGACGGCGGCTGGACCGACGACCCCGTCGCCGCGTGGTTCCTCGGGGCCGACGTGCCGCAGCCGCCGGGGGCGCGCCTGCGGCGCCTCCTCGGCACGGACGCGGAGTTCCGATACGGGGTCGTCCACACCGTCGACGCGCTGGTGGCCGCAAGCACCGGCGCGAGCGTCGACACCAAGGCCGGCGCTCGAGTCGGTGGCGAGTCCGGCGGCGCCGACGGCGCCCGTGACGCTGCGTCCGATGCCGCGGGAGGCAAACGCGGCCGCCGCAGCGCGGCCCGCCACCTCCTCGCCGGCGCCCGCCGGGCGGGTCGCCGCCGCGTCGCGTCCGCCCGCGATACGCTGGCGGAGGTGCGCCGGTGAGCGGTCGCTCGTCGCGAGGCGGCGACGCACGCGAGGAATCGACGGGCGCGAACGGTCGCAACGTCGATCCGCTCGGGAAGATCCGCCCGAAGGGGTCGTTCCGACGGGCCGGTGGACGGGGATGGCCGCGCTGGCGCTCGTTCCCGTCGGCCTCGGGGTGCTGCTTCGGCACCCGCCGCTCGTGCTCGTCGGGGCGATCGGCGTCGCGTTCGCGGCGTACGCCCGCGGCGACGCCGCGCCGGACCTCGACGTGGCGGTCGAACGGGAGCTCTCGGACCCGACTCCCGACCCCGGCGACGAGGTGACGGTGACGCTGCGCGTTCGCAACGACGGCGACGGCGTGCTCTCGGATCTCCGCGTGGTCGACGGCGTCCCCGCGGCGCTCGCGACCGACGGGCCCGCCCGGCTCGGCACCGCGCTGCGACCGGGGCGGACGGCGACGCTCTCCTACCGTGTGACGGCGATCCGCGGCGTCCACGAGTGGGACCCCGTCCACGTGCTCGCGCGCAACCCCAGCGGGTCCAGAGAGCGCGACGCCCGGCTCGACGCCGAGGGCGCGACGGCAGTCCGCTGTGCCCCCGAGCTGGAGGCGACGGCGTCGCTGCCGCTGCGAGGGCTCACGACCGTCTACTCGGGGCGGGTGCCCACGGACGTGGGCGGCTCGGGGATCGAGTTCCACTCGACCCGGGAGTACCGCCACGGCGACCCGGCAAAGCGGGTGAACTGGGCGCGCTACGCCCGGACTGGCGAGCTCTCGACGCTGGAGTTCCGCGAGGAGCGCGCGGCGACGGTCGTCGTCTGCGTCGACGCCCGCGAGGAGGCGTACCTCGCGCCCGACGCCGAGTCGCCCAACGCCGTCGAGCGGAGTGTCGAGGCGGCCTCGCAGGCGGTGCCCGCGCTGCTCGACAGCGGCGACCGCGTCGGCGTCGCGGCGTTCGCGCCCGGCGACTGCCGGCTCGACCCCGGCGTCGGCGACGAGCACGCCGCCCGCGCCCGCGAGCTACTGGCGACGCATCCCGCGTTGGCGCCGACGCCGACCGACGAGCGCTTCCTGCCGACCACGTGGGTCCGTCGCTTCCGACGGTGGCTGCCCGCGGACGCGCAGGTGCTGTTCTGCACACCGCTACCCGACGACTACGCGGTCACGGTCGCCCGGCGGCTCGACGCGTACGGTCACGCGGTCACGGTGATCTCGCCGGACCCGACCGTCGACGACACGCCGGGCCATCGACTCGCGGACGTCGAGCGGGCGAACCGCGTCTCGCGGCTCCGGTCGGCGGGCATCCGCGTGCTCGACTGGGGCGAGGAGTCGCTGGCGACCGAGTTGGAACGCGCCGACGCGCGGTGGTCGCGGTGACAGTCACCAGAAAGCCGCCGAAACTGGGGGTCGCGCTCGCGGCGCTGTCGGCGGCCGTCGGCGCGTCGGCCCTGGGACTCGTTTCGCCCGCGGGGGCGGCGTCGCGGCCGCGGGCGTCGCGCTCGTCGTCGTCGGGACACTCGTCGGCTCCCGTCGCGTGCTCGGCGCGGGTGCGACGGGGATCGCGACCGGGACGCTGCTGGCCGGGTGGGTCGCCGCCGCCGGCCCGGGACCGCTGCTGGTCGGCGGGCTCGCGGCGGCGCTGTCGTGGGACCTGGGCGAGCACGCGGTCGGCCTCGGTGAGCAACTGGGTCGCGAGACGGATGCGACCCGGAACCTCGCCACGCACGCGGCCGCCTCCGTCGCGGTCGGCGCCGTCGCGAGCGCGGTGGCGTTCGGCGTGTACGTCGCGGCCGCGGGCGGGCAGCCGGTCGTCGCGCTCGTGTTCCTCCTCGTGGGGGCGATCGCCCTCGTGAGCGCGGTGCGGTGAGAACGGGAGACAGCGTCGGTCGTGCTACTCCGCGGTTCCGGGGTCCGCGTCGCGGACGGTTGGAACCTCGATGCGGTCCAAGACCGCACGGAGCACGTCGGCTTTCGCCACGTCGTCGACTTTCGCGTCCGGCGTGAGCACCAGCCGGTGTGCGAGCACCGGCGTCGCCACGCGCTTTACGTCGTCGGGCGTGACGAACTCGCGCCCGGTCAGCGTCGCCGACGCACGACTCGCCTCGAAGAGCCGCTGGGTGCCCCGGGGCGACACGCCGACCTCGACGCGGCGGTCCTGTCGAGTCGCGCGCGTCACAGCCGCGATGTACTCCAGGATATCGTCGTGGACGCGGACTGACTCGGGCGCCTCGCGGGCGCCGAGCACCCGGGTCTCGTCGAGCACCGTCTCGACGCTGGGATCCTGTTCGGCGCGGCCGGCGCGCCGGCGCAGGAGTTCGACTTCGCCGTCGAGATCGGGGTATCCCATCGCGGTCTTCACGGCGAAGCGATCGAGTTGCGCCTCCGGCAGCGGGAAGTTGCCGGCCTGCTCGACTGGATTTTGGGTCGCGATGAGGAAGAACGGCTCCGGGAGCTCGTAGGTGGTGCCGTCGACGGTCACCTGCTCCTCCTCCATCGCCTCCAGCAGCGCCGCCTGCGTCTTCGGCGGCGCGCGGTTGATCTCGTCGGCGAGGACGACGTTCGCGAAGATCGGCCCCTCGGAGAACTCGAACTCCCCGGTACCCTCGTCGTACACGGTCGTACCGGTCACGTCCGACGGGAGGAGGTCGGGTGTGAACTGGACGCGCGAGAACGACAGCCCCAGCGCCGTCGCCATCGACCGCGCGGTGAGTGTCTTCCCGGTGCCGGGCACGTCTTCGATGAGCACGTGGCCCCGTGAGAGCAACCCGATGAGGATGTCCTCGAAGAAGGCGTCCTCGGCGATAATCGCGGCGCGGAGGGTGTCGAGCACGTCCGTACAGGCCGCGCTCGCGTCGGGAACGTCCATACTCGCTTGGGGCGTTCGACCGGCAAGAAGCCTCGGGGTTCGGGGCGTAGTGGCACACCGTCGATCGAACCGAAACGGTTTACAGGCTGACCGCCCGACCTGAGAGTGAGCCGAGGTAGCCTAGCCTGGCCAAGGCGGCAGATTCGAAATCTGCTGTCCATTCGGACTCGGGAGTTCAAATCTCTCCCTCGGCGCTTCTGAGGCGAGCAACACGACGAGCACCGCGAAGCGTGTGCGAGTCGATAGTGCGGACGTCGAACGACGCCCGGAGAAATGTGCGGACGTCGAACGACGCCCGGAGAAATCTGGGGAGGGAGTGGAGCGAGTGGACTGACCGTAGTTACCGCTCTCAACACCGACGATACGGCGTGAGCGTCTCGGTTGCGGCGGTCTGTGGCGATCTGACGGTCGCGGACTGATCTCGACCCATACACTTCTACTCGCGATATCGAATCGACTTCGGCCGCCACGACTGTCGCCTCGTCCCCGTCACGTCCGAGCGTTTCGGCGGCACCGCTGGGCGTCGGGCACCCCAGGAGTATCGAACGCGAAGCCGCTCGCCGGTTCAGGCGTCCTCGACGGCCGCCAGCAACTCCTCGTAGTCCGGTTCGTTCGTGGGATCGTCGGCGACCCAGCCGTACGCCACGTCGCCGGCCTCGTCGATGACGTACGCCGCGCGGTTGGCGACGCCGTACAGGCCGAGGTCGGGGATGTCCATCGCGAGGCCGTACGCTTCGATGGCGTCGCCGGCCATGTCGCTGACGAGGTCGAACTGAAGGTCGTACTCGTCGGCGAACGCGCCCAGCGAGAACGCCGAGTCGGCGCTGACGCCGAACAGCGTCGCGCCTGCGGCCGCGAACTCGTCGTGGTGCTCCCGCAGGGCGACCATCTCGTTGGAGCACGGCGGCGTGAACGCCCCCGGGAAGAATGCGAGCACGACCGGCCCGTCGCCGAGGTGCTCCGCGAGGTCGAACGACTCGTGGTCGCTGCCCCTGTACGTCGCAGTGAACGTCGGCGCGGTGTCGCCTTCGGATACCATGTCCACTGATCCAACCGCCGCGCGGGTACTAAATCCTCCTCGGTTGTGCAGCGGACGGCTCCGGCGGACTCGTCACTCCCCGCCGTCGGCGTACGCGTCGAGGGTCCCCGGCTCGCCCTCGTCGCCACCGCGGAGGCGTCGCCGTCGCTTGTCGTACGCCCCGTCGAGGGAGAGGAGCTGGCGCTGGCGGGAGACGAGGTACCCGTCGACGTCGCTGTTGTCGTCGGGGTGGGCGGCGTGGATCCACACCGGTCGGTCGGCGCCCGTCGAGAGACCCTCGGCCCACGCCTCCGCGGCGCCGCGGTCGCCGAATTCCCGGCGTGCGCCCCCGTACAGCACGGCGTGGCCCACTGCCGCGTTGGCCTTGCGCGCGGACGGCTTCACCTCCACGACGTAGCTCACGCAGGGGAATTAGGCCGCATCCGATAAATACTCCCGGAGATCCGACGCCCCCGAGGTTCTGAGTCGATTCGGGACGGACCGCCGCTCCGCTCACAACAGGTGCGAGAAGTTCCACAAGCCGATCAGTCCGAACCACGTCGCGCAGCCGAGATACACCGTCGCGCGCAGGCCCGGGACGTACCAGTCGGGCGTTTCGCCGTCGACGAACCGGTCGATGAGGACCCCCGACTCCGCCAGCAGGCCGACGGCGACCATCGTGACCGCGGTGAGCACTGCCATCCCCTGCACGGGGCCGAGCCACGCCATCAGCGCGCGCGAGAGCGGCACCGACTCGCGCACGGAGTCCGAGAGCCGGAGCACGACGACGGTCGAGACGGCGTCGAGCCCCTTCCCGACGAGCAGCGCCCCCGCCAGTGTCGCTCGGCGCATGGCTGCGACAATGCGGTGATCCGACATAACGGTACCCGCCGCGGGCGCGACGCTGTCGCTACTCGACCACGTCGACGGTGTCTCCGGGTTCGACATCGTCGGCGGCCCCCGCCGGCAGTTCGATGATCGTGTCGGCAGTACCCCAGCCGAGCCCGACCCACGGTCGGAGCCGCTTCACCTTCGTCACCTCGCGGCCGACGAGCCAGACGGCGTCGATGGCGAACGGAACGAACAGCATGTGGAGACTCCGCGAATCGGTCCCGTCGAATCGGAACACGAGCGCGTAGTCGTCGGGCACCGACCGCCGGAACAT contains:
- a CDS encoding DUF7269 family protein; its protein translation is MRASAALGVAAVAFGFVVVAQRGLAGLFDLTYVFVTGAGVLALVQGLRYANDARTAEHRAVETGDPEDRYEVPAPGDDDDELITRRGYSRASIKRRREFHRHLRQVAEETLRARGDFADSEVATAIDDGGWTDDPVAAWFLGADVPQPPGARLRRLLGTDAEFRYGVVHTVDALVAASTGASVDTKAGARVGGESGGADGARDAASDAAGGKRGRRSAARHLLAGARRAGRRRVASARDTLAEVRR
- a CDS encoding DUF58 domain-containing protein produces the protein MAALALVPVGLGVLLRHPPLVLVGAIGVAFAAYARGDAAPDLDVAVERELSDPTPDPGDEVTVTLRVRNDGDGVLSDLRVVDGVPAALATDGPARLGTALRPGRTATLSYRVTAIRGVHEWDPVHVLARNPSGSRERDARLDAEGATAVRCAPELEATASLPLRGLTTVYSGRVPTDVGGSGIEFHSTREYRHGDPAKRVNWARYARTGELSTLEFREERAATVVVCVDAREEAYLAPDAESPNAVERSVEAASQAVPALLDSGDRVGVAAFAPGDCRLDPGVGDEHAARARELLATHPALAPTPTDERFLPTTWVRRFRRWLPADAQVLFCTPLPDDYAVTVARRLDAYGHAVTVISPDPTVDDTPGHRLADVERANRVSRLRSAGIRVLDWGEESLATELERADARWSR
- a CDS encoding AAA family ATPase; its protein translation is MDVPDASAACTDVLDTLRAAIIAEDAFFEDILIGLLSRGHVLIEDVPGTGKTLTARSMATALGLSFSRVQFTPDLLPSDVTGTTVYDEGTGEFEFSEGPIFANVVLADEINRAPPKTQAALLEAMEEEQVTVDGTTYELPEPFFLIATQNPVEQAGNFPLPEAQLDRFAVKTAMGYPDLDGEVELLRRRAGRAEQDPSVETVLDETRVLGAREAPESVRVHDDILEYIAAVTRATRQDRRVEVGVSPRGTQRLFEASRASATLTGREFVTPDDVKRVATPVLAHRLVLTPDAKVDDVAKADVLRAVLDRIEVPTVRDADPGTAE
- a CDS encoding redoxin domain-containing protein, giving the protein MVSEGDTAPTFTATYRGSDHESFDLAEHLGDGPVVLAFFPGAFTPPCSNEMVALREHHDEFAAAGATLFGVSADSAFSLGAFADEYDLQFDLVSDMAGDAIEAYGLAMDIPDLGLYGVANRAAYVIDEAGDVAYGWVADDPTNEPDYEELLAAVEDA
- a CDS encoding DUF192 domain-containing protein, with the protein product MAESFVSQARGLMFRRSVPDDYALVFRFDGTDSRSLHMLFVPFAIDAVWLVGREVTKVKRLRPWVGLGWGTADTIIELPAGAADDVEPGDTVDVVE